A region from the Candidatus Roizmanbacteria bacterium CG_4_9_14_0_2_um_filter_38_17 genome encodes:
- the mgtE gene encoding magnesium transporter has protein sequence MKVRFLPGTLKCYSGYMNQHKKLLERYQAASNEEKPHFLLGLNRYWRKQLLYQLSDEEIADALTYSDEDDAVTSLDILSTHRREGILKLLHHSKSEKLKQLLSFAHHTAGRLVDMNFIEIKEDSSRADLETKLKNHYQTTGKSPTIIVENKEGKILGQLPIEKLVLEEVKSLKGLRLAPLPVVKYTLDQEHLIEKVVGTSARVIVVSDKESRILGVIRTKNLLGVLEHENTEDFYKFAGLPIAEHIYDSPLRSVRLRSKWLIVNLFTALSAAFVVSMFRETLSQVVILAAFMPVVAGMGGNAGTQTLAVMVRGLATGEIKAKSAMSVVVKELSAGFLNGLITGLIVGIIATIWQGSPLLGVVLFFAMMINLVVAGFFGAIIPLILKAVRIDPAVASSIFITTATDIIGFLAFLSLATLLLL, from the coding sequence ATGAAGGTTCGATTCCTTCCAGGGACACTAAAATGTTATAGTGGATATATGAATCAGCATAAGAAACTGTTGGAGAGATACCAAGCTGCCTCAAATGAAGAGAAGCCGCACTTTCTTCTGGGGTTGAACCGCTATTGGCGCAAGCAATTACTGTACCAACTTTCAGATGAAGAGATTGCCGATGCACTTACATATTCCGATGAAGATGATGCCGTAACCTCTTTGGATATTCTTTCAACTCATAGAAGAGAAGGTATTTTAAAACTGCTGCACCACTCTAAGAGTGAAAAATTAAAGCAGCTTTTATCTTTTGCACATCATACAGCTGGAAGACTGGTTGATATGAATTTTATTGAGATTAAAGAAGATAGCTCAAGGGCAGATCTGGAGACTAAGCTTAAAAACCATTACCAGACAACTGGCAAGTCTCCAACTATTATTGTGGAAAACAAGGAAGGTAAGATATTGGGGCAGCTACCTATTGAAAAGCTTGTCTTGGAGGAAGTAAAGAGCTTAAAAGGGCTAAGACTTGCACCTTTGCCAGTGGTAAAGTACACGCTTGATCAAGAGCATCTTATTGAAAAAGTTGTGGGCACATCAGCACGGGTGATAGTTGTTAGTGACAAAGAAAGTCGGATACTAGGTGTAATTAGAACTAAGAACTTACTGGGAGTATTGGAACATGAAAATACAGAGGATTTTTATAAGTTTGCCGGATTACCCATCGCAGAGCATATTTATGATTCTCCGCTCAGATCTGTTCGGCTTAGATCTAAGTGGTTAATTGTTAATTTGTTTACAGCATTGTCTGCCGCTTTTGTTGTTTCTATGTTTAGAGAAACCTTAAGCCAAGTAGTAATATTAGCGGCATTTATGCCAGTTGTAGCAGGTATGGGGGGCAATGCAGGAACTCAGACTTTGGCTGTTATGGTGAGGGGTTTGGCAACGGGTGAAATTAAAGCAAAAAGCGCAATGTCTGTAGTGGTAAAAGAGCTCTCGGCTGGATTTTTAAATGGTCTTATTACTGGCTTAATTGTGGGAATAATTGCAACTATTTGGCAAGGTTCACCTCTGTTAGGTGTTGTTCTGTTTTTTGCGATGATGATTAATCTGGTTGTTGCAGGATTTTTTGGTGCGATCATTCCTCTTATATTAAAAGCTGTACGCATTGATCCTGCTGTTGCCTCTTCAATTTTTATCACGACAGCGACGGATATAATTGGCTTTCTAGCTTTCTTAAGTTTGGCAACTCTTTTGCTATTGTAG
- a CDS encoding nucleoside-diphosphate kinase, translating into MERTVVIIKPDGMQKGYAGQVVSRLEKAGFKPKEAKVVDLTEELLKVWYVHHKDKPFFPDIVSFMTECPVLAMIWEGEDIIAKVRNLAGITDSTKADKGTIRGDLGEDIQRNVVHISDSPESVEKETNLLFGSSVDGCCGGGCCGS; encoded by the coding sequence ATGGAGAGAACTGTAGTCATCATTAAACCAGACGGAATGCAGAAAGGCTATGCTGGTCAGGTTGTTTCCCGCCTCGAAAAAGCTGGCTTTAAGCCAAAGGAAGCGAAAGTTGTAGACCTAACCGAAGAATTACTCAAAGTCTGGTATGTCCATCACAAAGACAAGCCATTTTTCCCTGACATAGTTTCCTTTATGACTGAGTGTCCAGTTTTGGCCATGATCTGGGAAGGGGAGGACATTATAGCAAAAGTTCGTAACTTAGCTGGAATAACAGATTCAACCAAAGCAGATAAAGGCACCATACGTGGAGACCTTGGTGAAGACATTCAACGTAACGTCGTGCATATCTCAGATTCTCCTGAGTCTGTAGAGAAAGAAACCAACCTCCTCTTTGGCTCAAGCGTTGATGGCTGTTGTGGCGGCGGCTGTTGTGGAAGTTAG
- a CDS encoding transcription termination factor Rho → MDYTLPNYFRSLSFMAETDETKLPEKSDDTEVVTGILDLNPNGHGFLRPKFHHSPDDIYISQSQIHKFWLRSGDQVSGIARPPKESERYWGLLRVDKVNGDDSSKATRRPKYDELVPIYPDKQLILETDQDTLSTRIIDLISPIGFGQRGLIVSQPQSGKTTVLKDIAHGVAQNFPDAHIMAVLIGERPEEVTDMSRSIKGEVVASNFDEAPEKQTRVAEIALDRARRLVELGKDVVVLLDSITRLARAYNLNVSPSGRTLSGGFDPAALYPAKHFLGAARNCEGGGSLTIIGTALVDTGSRMDELIYEEFKGTGNMEVHLSRKLANRRIYPAIDIDKSSTRKEELLISKEDLPKIVTLRNMLSLLGSDEERIITLISQIKKSKNNKEFLDNLKEG, encoded by the coding sequence ATGGATTACACTTTACCCAATTATTTTAGATCTCTGAGCTTTATGGCAGAAACAGACGAAACAAAACTACCTGAAAAATCTGACGATACCGAGGTTGTAACAGGAATTCTAGATTTAAATCCAAATGGACATGGGTTTTTGCGGCCCAAATTTCATCACTCACCTGATGATATCTATATAAGCCAATCTCAAATTCACAAATTTTGGCTCAGATCGGGCGATCAAGTAAGTGGAATTGCTCGTCCACCTAAAGAAAGTGAACGTTATTGGGGATTACTTAGAGTAGACAAAGTCAATGGAGATGACAGTAGTAAAGCAACCCGCCGCCCTAAATATGACGAGTTAGTTCCAATATATCCAGATAAGCAGCTAATACTTGAAACCGATCAAGACACCCTCAGCACGCGAATTATTGATCTTATAAGTCCAATTGGTTTTGGTCAGCGGGGGTTAATTGTGAGTCAACCCCAGTCTGGTAAAACAACTGTTCTGAAAGACATTGCCCATGGCGTTGCTCAAAACTTTCCTGATGCTCATATTATGGCTGTATTAATTGGTGAAAGACCAGAAGAAGTAACAGATATGAGTAGGTCAATTAAAGGTGAAGTAGTTGCCTCAAATTTTGATGAAGCTCCCGAAAAACAGACTCGAGTTGCTGAAATTGCATTAGATAGGGCTCGTCGCCTAGTTGAGCTAGGTAAAGACGTTGTGGTGCTTCTTGATTCAATTACACGTTTAGCCCGCGCTTACAATCTAAATGTTTCACCATCGGGAAGAACATTGTCAGGAGGGTTTGACCCTGCAGCTTTATATCCAGCTAAGCATTTCTTAGGAGCAGCTAGAAACTGCGAGGGTGGTGGAAGCTTAACTATTATAGGCACTGCCTTGGTAGATACAGGTAGTCGAATGGACGAACTAATCTATGAAGAGTTTAAAGGAACAGGTAATATGGAGGTGCATCTTAGTCGGAAGCTTGCTAATCGCCGGATCTATCCAGCAATAGACATAGATAAGTCATCTACAAGAAAAGAAGAGCTACTTATCAGCAAAGAAGACCTTCCAAAGATTGTGACTCTCCGCAACATGCTTTCTCTACTTGGAAGTGATGAGGAGCGCATCATTACGCTAATTAGCCAGATCAAGAAGTCAAAGAACAACAAGGAGTTCTTGGATAACCTCAAAGAAGGATAA
- the cas2 gene encoding CRISPR-associated endonuclease Cas2, whose protein sequence is MPSTRKRVNDLSLGLIDGLNNIVLYAIESGGFNESDKLLNVFSPAQIQKAVYNLSQANLIKLNNKAKHKQYILTKQGLKRLQGQIPFYDEQRSWDNKLYLVTYDFQIKHNQRRDAFRKALVSLSAVMIQQSVYLTPYNPHSTILKLNQDGQLNDQIVVSELKQSGIYGEALSFKELVWKIYNLEDINNKYALFIGRHSHYKATKVKRECLHIAFEYLAILKEDPQLPFNLLSSEYLGKQAYTLYLKLLKKANY, encoded by the coding sequence ATGCCTAGCACCCGTAAAAGAGTGAATGATCTTAGTTTAGGCTTGATCGACGGCCTAAACAATATTGTGCTATATGCAATTGAAAGTGGAGGATTTAATGAGTCAGACAAGCTGCTTAATGTATTTAGCCCTGCTCAGATTCAAAAAGCAGTTTACAATCTTAGTCAAGCCAACTTGATTAAATTAAACAATAAAGCTAAACACAAACAGTATATTTTGACCAAGCAAGGCTTAAAAAGACTACAAGGGCAGATTCCTTTTTATGATGAACAGCGTAGCTGGGACAATAAGCTATATCTGGTTACCTATGATTTTCAGATTAAGCACAACCAGCGCCGTGACGCCTTCCGTAAGGCACTAGTCAGCTTAAGCGCCGTGATGATACAGCAGAGCGTATATCTAACCCCATATAATCCTCATTCCACCATTCTTAAGCTAAACCAAGATGGTCAGCTCAATGATCAGATTGTGGTCTCCGAACTTAAACAAAGCGGCATATATGGCGAGGCTTTAAGTTTTAAAGAATTGGTTTGGAAGATCTATAATCTCGAAGACATTAATAATAAGTATGCACTATTCATAGGAAGACACAGTCATTATAAGGCAACTAAGGTTAAAAGAGAGTGTTTGCATATAGCTTTTGAGTACCTCGCCATCCTAAAAGAAGATCCACAGTTGCCTTTCAATTTACTTTCAAGTGAATACCTCGGTAAACAAGCATATACTCTATACTTAAAACTTCTTAAGAAAGCTAACTACTGA
- the galE gene encoding UDP-glucose 4-epimerase GalE, whose product MKVLVTGGAGYIGSIMVQMLLNNDHEVVIVDRTKNSTVEANKRAKFYQQDILDMAKLEEILKTEQPNAVIHFAGLISMEESTRKPELYFKVNTFGSLSLITAMLNAGINNLIFSSSAGVYGNTDVVPIVESGVKKPTNPYGESKLLVEQMLLWFWRTKNLSSLSLRYYNLAGASSDGSLGETHEPETHIIPLALQAAQEGAEFKLFGDDYPTTDGTCVRDYIHVVDLCQAHLMALSSLINDPRHDAYNVGTGRGWSNRQVVDTVKKITQKELLVKIEVRRPGDAAELVADSTKIKQALGWKPQHSDLAEIVQSAWEYAGKQ is encoded by the coding sequence ATGAAGGTACTAGTAACTGGGGGAGCAGGGTACATAGGTTCAATAATGGTCCAGATGCTTCTTAATAATGATCACGAAGTGGTAATAGTAGATCGAACTAAAAACTCCACAGTAGAAGCCAATAAAAGGGCCAAATTCTACCAACAAGACATCTTAGACATGGCTAAGCTTGAAGAGATTCTTAAAACAGAGCAGCCTAATGCTGTAATTCATTTTGCTGGACTAATTTCGATGGAGGAGTCTACCCGCAAGCCCGAGCTGTATTTTAAAGTAAACACTTTTGGATCTTTATCACTAATAACTGCAATGCTAAATGCAGGTATCAACAATCTCATTTTTTCCTCATCTGCTGGGGTCTACGGCAATACCGATGTGGTTCCAATTGTTGAGTCAGGAGTAAAAAAACCCACTAATCCTTACGGCGAGAGTAAACTATTGGTTGAACAGATGTTGCTCTGGTTCTGGCGCACTAAAAACCTAAGCTCATTAAGTTTGCGCTACTATAACCTGGCTGGTGCCAGCAGTGACGGATCTTTAGGAGAGACCCATGAGCCCGAAACCCATATTATTCCTTTGGCTCTTCAAGCTGCTCAAGAAGGAGCTGAATTTAAGCTTTTTGGTGACGACTATCCCACTACTGATGGCACTTGTGTCCGTGATTACATTCACGTAGTAGATCTCTGCCAAGCCCATCTTATGGCACTAAGCTCATTAATAAACGATCCTCGTCACGACGCTTACAATGTTGGAACGGGTAGAGGTTGGTCAAACAGGCAAGTCGTAGATACTGTAAAAAAAATCACTCAAAAAGAGCTTTTAGTGAAAATTGAGGTTAGACGACCCGGCGACGCAGCTGAGCTTGTAGCCGATTCAACAAAGATAAAACAGGCTCTTGGTTGGAAGCCACAGCACTCGGATCTTGCGGAGATTGTTCAAAGTGCTTGGGAATATGCTGGCAAGCAGTGA
- a CDS encoding epimerase, which yields MNILITGGAGFLGLHLATYFHKKKHSLTLVDINPFNKTEYPRDCKMILADVRDKKKMKKLMKGIDVVIHTAAALPLSKPETIMDVNIMGTKSILEVAKANSVKRVIHISSTAVYGVPKKHPVYEDDTLIGVGPYGKSKIAAENYCLQAMAKGLNVTIIRPKTFVGTGRLGVFEILFDWIHDGKKIPVIGSGNNRYQLLDVDDLIEAIYLISSRDLKKYNAIYNIGAAEFSTVKNDLGALFEFAGSRSKLVPTPAGPVKGALWFFEKIGLSPLYQWVYDTADKDSFVSIDKLTKDLNWKPKHSNRQALIKAYKWYLSNYDEIKARSTGITHTVGWKQGILGIVKKFL from the coding sequence ATGAACATATTAATCACGGGTGGAGCTGGATTTTTAGGTCTTCACCTGGCGACTTATTTTCATAAGAAAAAGCATAGCTTGACTCTAGTAGACATTAACCCCTTTAATAAGACTGAATATCCGCGAGATTGCAAGATGATTTTGGCTGACGTAAGAGACAAAAAGAAGATGAAGAAACTTATGAAAGGAATAGACGTTGTAATCCATACAGCCGCTGCTCTCCCCTTATCTAAACCTGAAACTATTATGGATGTAAATATCATGGGAACTAAGAGTATTCTTGAAGTTGCCAAAGCTAATAGTGTGAAGAGGGTTATTCATATCTCCTCTACGGCTGTGTATGGTGTGCCAAAAAAACATCCAGTGTATGAAGATGATACACTAATTGGTGTAGGACCATATGGTAAGAGCAAGATAGCGGCAGAAAATTATTGCTTGCAAGCCATGGCTAAAGGATTAAATGTGACAATAATCCGCCCTAAGACGTTTGTAGGTACTGGAAGATTGGGAGTGTTTGAGATTTTGTTTGATTGGATACATGATGGGAAAAAAATTCCAGTGATTGGTAGTGGAAACAATCGATACCAGCTTCTGGATGTTGATGATCTGATAGAGGCAATTTATCTAATATCTTCAAGAGACTTAAAAAAATACAACGCTATCTATAATATTGGCGCAGCAGAATTTAGTACAGTTAAAAATGACTTGGGAGCACTGTTTGAATTTGCTGGTTCTCGCTCAAAGCTAGTTCCTACTCCAGCTGGTCCAGTTAAAGGCGCCCTCTGGTTTTTTGAAAAAATAGGATTATCGCCTTTATATCAGTGGGTTTATGACACGGCAGACAAAGATTCATTTGTGTCGATAGATAAACTCACAAAGGACTTGAACTGGAAACCTAAGCACTCCAATCGCCAGGCTCTTATTAAAGCTTATAAGTGGTATTTATCTAACTATGATGAAATTAAAGCAAGATCTACCGGAATTACACATACCGTGGGCTGGAAACAAGGAATACTGGGGATTGTAAAGAAATTCCTCTAA
- a CDS encoding ATPase, whose amino-acid sequence MNFMPRLAQGRLAQLLKTQKIVIILGSRQVGKTTLVQQVFRTRNVYFLNLDIEVDKQRFLAASKITPKAAIKSFGMPEVLVIDEAQGLIETGKIVKGWYDSAISTKIVLLGSSSLNILNQSTESLTGRNVKLFLTPLLFKEIISTQDWYSTAFSWNKIQRQFSEQVRTLLLETLVFGSYPEAVTTAQKPQYLTNLVSDFLLKDILNLGLVKDPGVIKRLLMLLAFQTGSEVSINELANNLNLSRVTVDRYIDLLEQTFVIFRLPAFSTNLRKEIAKNSKIYFWDTGIRNALLGELSVNPLRSDIGKLWENWVVSELAKENIQLELGKTLYFWRSRAGSEVDLIVKDGEKISAFEIKWLSHKKRGSKAFKDKYGVDVKIITSNFPIVSLAEKND is encoded by the coding sequence ATGAATTTCATGCCAAGACTTGCCCAAGGGCGACTCGCGCAGTTATTAAAGACTCAAAAAATAGTTATTATTTTGGGCTCACGTCAGGTTGGAAAAACCACATTGGTTCAACAAGTTTTTAGGACTAGAAATGTCTATTTCCTTAATCTTGATATTGAAGTAGACAAGCAAAGATTTTTAGCAGCTTCAAAAATCACACCAAAAGCGGCAATCAAAAGTTTTGGAATGCCTGAAGTTCTTGTTATTGATGAGGCGCAGGGATTGATAGAAACCGGAAAGATAGTTAAAGGCTGGTACGATTCGGCAATTTCAACAAAAATAGTACTTCTTGGTTCTTCAAGCCTAAACATATTAAACCAGTCAACCGAGAGCTTAACAGGACGCAATGTCAAGCTTTTTCTCACGCCGCTTCTATTTAAAGAAATAATATCAACCCAAGACTGGTATTCAACTGCTTTTTCTTGGAACAAAATACAAAGGCAGTTTTCTGAACAAGTAAGGACTCTATTACTAGAGACTTTGGTTTTCGGTAGCTATCCTGAAGCTGTAACAACTGCACAGAAACCGCAATATTTAACAAACTTGGTTTCCGACTTTCTCCTTAAAGATATTCTCAACCTTGGATTAGTAAAAGATCCAGGCGTAATAAAAAGACTACTGATGCTTTTAGCTTTTCAAACAGGCTCAGAAGTCTCTATAAATGAGCTTGCCAACAATTTAAATTTATCCAGAGTTACGGTTGACAGATACATTGATCTTTTGGAACAAACATTTGTTATTTTCAGACTTCCAGCTTTCAGCACAAACTTGCGAAAAGAAATAGCAAAAAATTCAAAGATCTATTTCTGGGACACGGGTATTCGCAATGCGCTACTGGGCGAATTAAGCGTAAACCCTTTAAGATCAGACATAGGAAAACTGTGGGAGAATTGGGTTGTTTCGGAACTTGCTAAAGAAAATATTCAGCTCGAGCTTGGGAAAACACTTTATTTTTGGCGTTCCCGAGCTGGAAGCGAAGTTGACCTGATTGTAAAAGATGGAGAAAAGATCAGCGCTTTTGAAATTAAGTGGTTATCGCATAAAAAGAGAGGATCAAAAGCATTTAAAGATAAGTACGGAGTTGATGTAAAAATAATAACCAGTAATTTCCCAATAGTTTCCCTGGCAGAAAAAAATGATTAA
- a CDS encoding DNA repair protein RadA, with product MVKATTLFVCQQCGNEFPKWNGQCPACHEWETLVEVSTKDIRKTKSSHRSSTTSPISLSNTVNKDIVRVSTGLLELDRVLGGGLVGGHVVLLAGEPGIGKSTILLQVADKAGCLYVCGEESPEQIKIRADRLNIKGASIELFPETNIEEILTTISKNPDTNLVIVDSVQTLWSDGLTGVPGSIGQVRYCSQKLIELAKRLSIPVILVGQVTKEGTVAGPKVLEHAVDTVLYLEGERLEELRLLRSFKNRFGTVDELAVFKMGEDGMEEIADASKMFLDDELISAPGAVLCPIIAGARVLLVEIQCLVVDSKIPNPKRVSQGFSRSRLEMIAAILQKHLRIPLYQYDIFINVSGGLKIEDPGADLAVALAVYSSVKNKTLANNSCALGELTLLAGVRPVLQENKRLKEAKRLGMTAVYSNNTSKYLPELIKKVFK from the coding sequence ATGGTGAAAGCTACAACCCTTTTTGTGTGTCAACAATGTGGCAACGAGTTTCCTAAATGGAATGGTCAATGTCCAGCTTGTCATGAGTGGGAAACCTTAGTTGAAGTAAGCACCAAGGATATCCGCAAAACCAAGAGCTCACATCGCTCTTCAACTACATCTCCAATCTCTTTGTCCAATACAGTTAATAAAGACATCGTACGCGTCTCAACAGGGCTGTTGGAGCTAGATAGGGTATTGGGTGGAGGTCTAGTAGGAGGACATGTGGTTCTCTTGGCGGGGGAGCCAGGAATTGGTAAAAGCACAATTTTGCTACAGGTAGCAGACAAGGCAGGCTGTCTATACGTTTGCGGAGAAGAATCACCTGAACAGATCAAAATTCGAGCTGACAGGCTTAACATTAAAGGAGCAAGCATTGAGCTTTTCCCAGAAACCAACATCGAAGAAATCTTAACTACCATCAGTAAAAATCCAGATACTAACCTTGTTATAGTTGACTCCGTTCAAACTCTTTGGTCCGACGGTTTAACGGGAGTTCCCGGCTCAATTGGTCAAGTTCGCTACTGCTCGCAGAAGCTTATTGAACTGGCAAAAAGACTCTCAATTCCAGTAATTCTTGTTGGTCAGGTAACCAAAGAAGGAACCGTTGCTGGCCCTAAAGTTCTTGAGCACGCCGTAGATACAGTATTGTATTTAGAAGGAGAACGCCTAGAAGAATTAAGATTACTTCGTAGCTTTAAAAACCGTTTTGGAACAGTTGACGAGTTGGCAGTCTTTAAGATGGGGGAAGATGGTATGGAAGAAATAGCGGATGCCAGTAAAATGTTTCTGGACGATGAACTCATTTCAGCTCCAGGAGCTGTTCTTTGCCCAATCATAGCCGGAGCAAGAGTACTATTAGTTGAGATTCAATGTCTAGTTGTGGATAGTAAAATTCCCAACCCTAAACGAGTAAGCCAAGGTTTTTCTCGTTCCAGACTTGAGATGATCGCCGCAATTCTACAAAAGCATCTACGCATTCCACTTTACCAATACGATATTTTTATTAACGTCTCAGGCGGTCTAAAGATCGAAGACCCCGGTGCAGATCTGGCGGTGGCACTTGCAGTCTACTCATCAGTAAAAAATAAGACACTTGCCAATAATAGCTGCGCACTGGGAGAATTAACGCTCTTAGCAGGTGTAAGGCCAGTGCTACAAGAAAACAAACGCCTTAAAGAAGCTAAGAGATTAGGAATGACTGCTGTTTATTCTAACAATACATCCAAATATCTACCTGAATTGATCAAAAAGGTCTTTAAATAA
- a CDS encoding leucine--tRNA ligase — MKQYKHTDVEAKWRVKWDQNKTYQVDLDKAKKPFYNLMMFPYPSAEGLHVGNMYAFTGADVYGRFQRQQGYDVFEPIGLDGFGIHSENYAIKLGKHPAKLAKVSQKRFYEQLARIGNGFAWNNKLETYDPEYYKWTQWLFIQMYKKGLAYRGKAMVNWCPSCKTVLADEQVESGVCERCKNEVERKEMEQWFFKITNYADKLLENIEKIDWPNKIKSAQRQWIGRSEGLEIAWEVAKTAEKIWTFTTRPDTIYGATFIVIAPDHPILNKLNISKEAKEYKLQALKKTEQKRKATEKDKTGADTGFEAIHPITGNRIPIWIADFVLMDYGTGAIMSVPAHDERDAAFAAKFNLPTIDKLADKDEVFKLLEDKDAGVKKTNYHLRDWLISRQRYWGPPIPMVYCEKCARLPGGQGWQPVPEDQLPVLLPAVSDWEPKGDGKGPLEKAPDAWLYTKCPNCGGKAKRETDVSDTFLDSSWYFLRYPSVKKNIENPLLDVPWDEGLTKKWLPVNAYIGGAEHAVLHLLYARFVTIALHDWGMLDFEEPFPFLFSHGLIIKDGAKMSKSRGNVIVPDDYIDKYGADTLRMYLMFVGPYSQGGDFRDTSMAGMNRFLLRCWSLFTDSQKVKAKTTNKLLRKLNQTIKQMGEDIASFKYNTAIARYMELVNVWRETDQVLSKEDAISAIKIIAPLAPYVSEEIYQSLTNDEEFASVHLELWPKFDENQVKEDIITIPVQVNGKLRQTLEVSCEQSKIQSEIEKLARELPNVKKYLLSEPKKTIFVPGRLLNFVI, encoded by the coding sequence ATGAAACAATATAAACACACAGATGTTGAAGCTAAATGGAGAGTCAAATGGGATCAAAATAAGACATATCAAGTGGACCTAGACAAAGCCAAAAAACCCTTCTACAACCTCATGATGTTCCCGTATCCCTCCGCTGAGGGTCTTCACGTAGGGAACATGTACGCGTTTACAGGAGCAGATGTTTACGGTCGTTTTCAGAGACAGCAGGGATACGACGTATTTGAACCTATTGGGCTAGATGGGTTTGGTATTCATTCAGAAAACTACGCTATTAAACTAGGCAAGCACCCAGCTAAGCTGGCCAAGGTAAGCCAAAAACGTTTCTATGAACAGCTTGCCCGCATTGGCAACGGGTTTGCCTGGAATAATAAACTTGAAACCTATGATCCCGAATACTACAAATGGACTCAGTGGTTGTTTATTCAGATGTACAAAAAAGGTTTAGCCTACCGGGGGAAAGCAATGGTGAACTGGTGCCCAAGTTGTAAGACAGTGCTGGCTGACGAGCAGGTAGAGTCAGGGGTTTGTGAACGCTGTAAAAATGAGGTCGAGCGCAAAGAAATGGAGCAGTGGTTCTTTAAGATTACTAACTATGCGGATAAATTACTCGAGAACATCGAAAAAATAGACTGGCCCAACAAAATAAAAAGCGCCCAAAGACAATGGATAGGTAGGTCCGAAGGTCTAGAGATAGCCTGGGAAGTAGCTAAAACAGCTGAAAAAATCTGGACTTTTACAACACGCCCAGACACTATTTATGGAGCAACTTTTATCGTTATAGCTCCAGATCATCCCATCTTAAACAAGCTCAATATCTCCAAGGAAGCCAAGGAATACAAATTGCAGGCTCTAAAAAAGACCGAACAAAAACGCAAAGCAACAGAGAAAGACAAAACAGGCGCGGATACTGGTTTTGAAGCTATTCACCCGATTACGGGTAATAGAATCCCAATCTGGATAGCTGATTTTGTACTCATGGATTATGGTACTGGGGCAATAATGTCTGTTCCTGCCCACGACGAGCGCGATGCAGCTTTCGCAGCAAAGTTTAACCTACCAACTATAGATAAACTGGCGGATAAAGATGAGGTCTTTAAGCTGCTAGAGGACAAAGATGCCGGTGTTAAAAAAACAAACTACCACCTTAGAGATTGGCTTATTTCCAGGCAGAGGTACTGGGGTCCACCCATACCTATGGTTTATTGTGAAAAATGCGCGCGCCTCCCCGGCGGACAAGGCTGGCAGCCTGTACCTGAAGACCAATTGCCGGTTTTACTTCCAGCTGTCTCTGACTGGGAGCCTAAAGGCGATGGAAAAGGGCCACTAGAAAAAGCACCAGACGCGTGGTTATATACAAAGTGCCCCAACTGTGGAGGTAAAGCTAAGCGTGAGACTGACGTTTCTGATACCTTTTTAGATAGTTCATGGTACTTCCTGCGCTACCCCAGCGTCAAGAAAAATATAGAGAACCCGCTTCTCGATGTGCCGTGGGATGAAGGGTTGACTAAGAAGTGGCTGCCGGTTAATGCGTACATTGGGGGAGCAGAGCACGCCGTTTTACATTTATTATACGCACGCTTTGTTACGATTGCCCTTCATGACTGGGGAATGCTGGATTTCGAGGAACCTTTCCCTTTCCTTTTTAGCCACGGGCTGATTATCAAAGATGGAGCTAAAATGAGTAAAAGCCGTGGCAATGTCATCGTTCCAGATGATTATATAGACAAATATGGTGCGGACACACTACGAATGTATTTAATGTTTGTAGGTCCTTACAGCCAAGGTGGAGATTTTCGAGACACCAGCATGGCAGGTATGAATCGTTTCCTACTTCGATGCTGGAGCTTATTTACAGACAGCCAAAAAGTGAAAGCTAAAACAACTAATAAGCTTTTGCGCAAGCTAAACCAGACCATTAAACAGATGGGGGAAGATATTGCCTCTTTTAAGTACAACACGGCCATTGCCAGATACATGGAATTAGTTAATGTCTGGCGAGAAACTGATCAGGTTTTAAGCAAAGAGGACGCAATTAGTGCTATCAAGATAATTGCCCCGCTTGCTCCCTATGTTTCCGAAGAGATATACCAGAGTCTTACTAATGATGAAGAGTTTGCTTCAGTTCATCTGGAGCTCTGGCCTAAATTTGATGAAAATCAGGTGAAAGAAGACATAATCACCATTCCTGTTCAGGTCAACGGCAAGCTGCGCCAAACTCTTGAAGTAAGTTGTGAGCAGTCAAAAATACAAAGCGAAATAGAAAAATTAGCCAGAGAGCTTCCTAATGTAAAAAAATATCTCTTGAGCGAGCCTAAAAAGACCATCTTTGTCCCAGGTCGCCTCCTTAACTTTGTAATCTAA